GTTAAGATGGCCCCACACCCGAATCAGATCACCCTCTCGCAGCTGGGCCAAGCGGTGATTGATGTCAGCTCGTAGGGTAACTAAGGGAATTTCCGCCAAATCAAGGGCATGCTCAGTCCCAACAGTGATGTTTGTTAACGCATAACTCTGCACCTGCTGACGGCGCAGTCGACCAACCATCACCGTCATGCCCCCCGATTCAGTGACAGTGGCCCTGTATGGCTCTCCCCAGGCTATCGCGCTCTCACCACTACGGGGGTACTGCTCTGGCTCCTCTAAATATCGACGTTGCCCCTGCCGCCAGGCATCACTCCCTGGTTTAGGGCCGTCCAATAGCGGGATTACCGCCGCCGGAGCCCAGGGATCACCAATGAGTGCCTCTTGTAGCGATCGCACTGACAGATCTCGCGGCTGGCATCCCTGCTCTACACACAGGGCCGCTGCCATACCCGCTGCCTGCCCAATCCCCAGCACCACTGGCTGTAGCCGAGTCGCCCCATTGGCAATATGAGAGACCGAAATATTTTTCTCACAGACCAGCAGTCCGTCTACCGCCGGCCGGCACCAAGGCACCATAGGGAATGGCAAAGGGCGTTCCCGTCCAACGACCTCCCCAGCGCATGCTCTTAGGCTGCAACGGCCAGGATGCCTCAGGATAGTGGTGATCGTTGGGGCATAGTTGCCCACGGCAATGGCCGTTACCTGGCCGGCGGCATCCACTGGCAGTGGTGCTACTTGCCCCTGCAACTGCGGTAGAATAGCTTGCTCCCGGAGAGTCGTCAGCCCGATCAGCCGCCGACTCTCCCGATGGTAAAGCTGTAGGGCATAGCTGCCGCCCCCCAACCTATTACCCCTCTGGGGAAAGGCATCGGGAGCCAGACCATAGCGACGGCCCAACCGCACTTGGATAAAATGGGCGAAGCCCTGGCTGTGGGCCTGGGCCTCCTGTGCAAAGTCGGCTTGCTCCTGGCGGATACGATTAGCGCTGCAGCCCTATCCCGTAATCATTGCCGTGCTGGGGCCAGTTGAGCATAAACCGGCTAGCAGATAAGCGGCCATAGTTAAGGAACCGCTCGGGCCCATACCCTTGCCAGGCTTGCTCAAAGGCGGCCTCATCGTAGCGCTCGGGGGGCGCAATAGCCGGGGCTATCTCTCCATCGCCATAGTCTTGCAGCATGGCTACCCAGGTGGGCGCCTGTACTGGATAGCACCGCACCAGAGATAGATCCAAGGACTGGGGAGCACTGGGTTCCTGCCAGAGGCTGTGGGATTCCCAGCCCCAGCGATAGGGGACCTGGCCCAAAGCCAACAAATCGCCGAGTTCAGTGCCATCCAACACTACCGGCGCCATCACGGCCACCGTGTCAAAGCGCACACCAGTAACCCGATCGCCCTGGCGCAGTACCTCCAGGGGCTTTTGGCCAGCTATCCAGGTTAGCTGGGGCAATGCCTTGGCCCAGGTCGCCAAGATGGCCGCCCCTTGATGGGGCTCATAGGTGAAAAAGCTGACCCAGCCGTGATCAAGGCCTCCCGGTTGCCATGTTTCTAATGCCCGTAAGAAGGATCCCCAGAGCCCTGTCTGCAGGGTGGCCAGCTCATTACCATCGGGAGCCGATACCCCAGCACTGGTGAGCATGCCTCCTAACCAGGAGAATTCGCTGATTAAAACCGTGCGCACCCCTCGCCGTGCTGCCTGAATTGCTGCTGCGGTGCCGCCAGTGCCTCCTCCCACTACCAGGACATCAGCGTCTAGGGTGTCCATGGGGAATTAAGTGGATTCATAGATAGGGAGTAACATCTTCCTGGCAATCATCGGCCAGGTAAGATAAGGCCCGAAACCGCAATCCCACCAGTTGCTCGTAGAGAGGGTTCAGCTTACACATGGCCGGGATATGCACCAGTTTGCGCCCAAACAAGACCACATCTCGTTCGAAGGGACACTGGGATGGCACCATCTTACAGATGAAGCGGGCCAACCGCGGGTCATGGACTTCTAGCTGGTCTAGCCATTCTCGGGCTGGCTTTAGGGGATCTCGACCGGTGCCATCTGCAACAGGCACTGACCCAGTCGCGGTCTCGTGGTCGTACAGGGTCGAGCGTAGGGAAGCCAGAACGTCATCTTGTAGGCCCAGGCTATGGCAAAACGACTGTAGGACCCCATCTTCTTCGCTGGAATAGACCCCATCTGCCAAAGCCACCATGACGGCCATACGAAGGAAGTTCTCGGCGGTTTTGGGGTCAGTCCCCAAAGTAGCCACCAGCTCGTCAGGTGAGACAATCTTGAACGAATCGAAGTCGACGTTAGGGGCCAACTCCTCATCAGTAATCGATGCAATCAGCTGCTTCTCATCGGCGTCGAAGTCACCATCGGCCCAGGCAATCGTGAGTAATCCTCGCAGCCACACTCGAATTTGCTCTTGGGTGTAGGGTGATTGAGTTGTAGAAGTTGTAGAAGAAGACATACTGGCAAGTGAAATCCAGCCTTACTAGCCTTATTTTACCCTTCAGGTTCGGCAATGGGGCTAATATTGCCGTCTTCCCTAGACGGTTTCCCGAAGGCGATGTCTTAGGCAGTGAAGTTCTATGACAGCTCTGGGCTAATGGTCCTCAGTTCCTGGCCGGTGTGGTTTAACTAAAACTAATGCCGTGTTCATGCGCTGTAGTTACTGGAGCCTGCCCACTATGGAATTACCACGGTGGTTGAGTCGGTGGATACCTTTCATTCTAATTGCAGCCCTCCTCTGGGGGAGTGGCTGCAGTACCAGCTCTCAGCAACCTTCTCCCTACGATCAGATCCAGCAAGACACCAGCCAGCGGCAAGCGCCTGCAGCGGTCGCAGATACGGCTGAGCCAGGTGGGGCCTTTAATCGCTTCTTTCCCTCTTCAGAGGAGGGGGTTGAAGTGGTTCCTACCCAAGAAAAGCGAGGCTTCGCCGAGTACAAACTGAAGCAGGATGGCAAAACGCTGGCCATGCTGTCCATTAGTGACACCATTAGTTTGCCGGGGGCAGCTGAAAAGTACGCCAATAGCCCTGACACCATTGCCGGATATCCGGCGGTGAACCAGGGGACCATGGCCACGGCGCTGTTAATCAACGGTCGTTACCAGGTGAAAGTGCTATCTCGGGACAGTCGCTTTAGCCAGGAAGACCGAACGGCATGGCTGCGCAAGTTTGACTTAGAGGGGCTGGCTCAACTCGGGGACTTGCCCCAGGGACTCAGCCAGCCCTTGGATGAGCATTTAGCTGGAACACTCTAAGTTAAGTTCTGTTCCCCTCCAGAGAGGATGAGATCGTGAGTAAACCCATCTACGAACTGGTAGATTCCTTACCGCAGCGAGGGCTCACCGTTATGGCCCTACGCTCCTTGGATACGGTGGTACCGGATCAGTGGGATAACCTGGTCGGTTTCGACAACACAATTCGCACCATCACTGGCGAGACAGATCCGGCCTTGGTACGGCAAATTGGCGAGCGGGCCGTCACCTTGTTTAATGACAAGTCTGAGGGCTATCAGCGGGCCTTGGGGCTTTATCAGACGGTGGATTCAGCCTCGGGCATCCTGGGTACCGCCGCCATGGCCAATCGCATCGGCCAGGATACCTTTTTAGGGTTTCTGCAACACCTCACCCCCAAGCCAGAGAAGGCCCAGACGATTGACCTCAGTGTGAAACTGGTGGTGGAGTTGGTGGCATTTTGCCAAATTAACGGCATTCCTGGTGACAGTATCGGTGATTTTTTGGCGGCCCTGGGGGATTACAGTGGCGAATCGCTGATGCGAATGGCGGCGTTAGTGTGCTTTGATGGTGTGATTCCTTTGGGAGCTAGCTTCACCGAGCGGGTCTTAACCAGCCTCAAAGCCATGGAGCCCTCTGATCTGGACGACAATCGCACCTTCAAGGGGGTAAAAGACCAGATTCCTGGGGATGATTCGGCGGGGCAATTGTCCTTCATCACCGAAAGTGTAGAATCGACCCGCTCCTGGATGGAGGAATTTGTGGCCGCTAAAAACCTGTCCCAGGGTGGGTTGGTTAAGAACCTGACCCGCTTTGTTGAGGTATCTAAGGACAAGTTGGACTATCTGGGGGCGTTTCTGGATATGACGGTGAAGTACTACGAACACACCGGTGTTCAGACCCTAGCTCGCCGGTTAGTAGAACGGGCCGTGGCAGAAATTTAACCTTCACTCAGCTTTTTCGTAAGCGGCCACGATGCGTTGCACCAAGGGATGACGCACTACATCGGATTGGGTGAACTTGCAGAAGGCGATGCCGTCTACATTCTGTAGGATCTTTTGGGCCAAGATTAACCCTGAGGTTTGGCCGGGGTTGAGATCAGTTTGGGTGGTATCGCCGGTGACCACCATGCGAGCTTGGAAGCCCAAGCGAGTCAGGACCATCTTCATCTGGGCAGGGCTGGTATTTTGGGCCTCATCCATGATGATGAAGGCATTATTCAGGGTTCGTCCTCGCATGTAGGCTAAGGGGGCAACTTCGATCACACCCCGCTCCATCAAGCTGGGAATTTTTTCTGGATCGATCAATTCATGCAGGGCGTCGTACAGAGGACGCAGGTAGGGGTTAATCTTCTGCTGCAGATCTCCTGGGAGAAACCCCAAACGTTCTCCGGCTTCTACCGCTGGCCGGGTGAGGATGAGCCGCTCGTATTCATCATTCATCAGGGCCTTAACACCCACCATGGCCGCCAAAAAGGTTTTGCCGGTGCCGGCTGGCCCCGTGCAAAATGTCAAATCGTAGCGCTTCAGGGCCTTGATGTATTGCCGCTGGCGAAAAGTCTTGGCCCGAATCACCTCACCCCGGCGGGTGCGAGCAATGATATCGTGTTGGATGCTTTGAAGCTCGTCTAGGCGATCGGTGTCTAGGGCTTGGCGAGCCGTCATGATGTCGGCGCTGGTCAGGGTTTGCCCTTGACTCCATAAGGGCTCTAAGGATAAGACGATGCGACGACATAGATCAGCCGTGGCCTCAGTGCCGGAGATGACTAGGCTGCGACCCCGCATCGCAATGGTCGTTCCCGTCTGGTGAGCTAGGAGTTTGAGGTTCTCGCCGTGATAGCCAGAAAGTGCGATCGCACTTTCATCACTGGTGAGATCAACCTGGACAGTATGGGGCATACCGACACGCTGGGAACATCTGATCGGCGAGAGCCCAAAAGCGCATACACTTCCTACTCCGCCGACTTAGAGCGGGGGGGACGGCGCCGAGGGCGCCGACGCGACGAAGCTTCCCGCTGATCAGAAGATGACTCGTGATGCTGAGGCTCTCCATAAACATCCAAATGAGCCTGCAGATTCACCCGCTTGGCGGTTGCCATGATCACTGAGCGAATGGCCTGAATATTGCGGCCGCCCCGACCAAAAACCCGACCCCGATCTTCGGATTCAAAGGCCACTCGAATCAGCAGTCGAGAATGATTAGCCGAATATTCGCAATCCACACTCAGCGCCCCTGGGGACTCCAAGAATGGGCCGATCAGAAATCGTACCAACCCATCGAAATTGGGCTCAATGTCCCCAGTCACTTGATCGCTGAGGGATGCCTCGTCAGGATTCGGCACGAAGCTGTTCGAAGACATTCGCCTTCTCTAAAATGCGATGGACGGTTTTGGTGGGCTGAGCTCCCTGCTTCAGACGTTGTACGATGGCTGGGACCTCTAGACGAGTCTCATCGGTGTGGGGATTGTAGAATCCCAACTCCTCTAGGGGACGTCCATCCCGGCGACTGGCACTATTAATTGCCACAATGCGGTAGCTAGCTTCCCGCTTCTTGCCATATCGCTTTAAACGCAGCTTGATCATGGGTAACTCTGAAGGTGATGACTAGGAGAGCTTAAGAGCTGGACAGCGGCTTAACAAAGGTATCGGCAGCTTGCACCTGCCAATTCAGCATTGCAACCTCAGTGAAACCGTGCCCAAGTTCCTTATCGTAGCACTCGGAGGCTAACTCGTCTAAACATCCACCTTAAGATCGGCCAGGAATCTAGTCTTCATGGTCTTCAAAAGGATCCGCCAACTGTTTTGCTGGCGGCCCAAATGCCGTATACACAGCAAAGGCGGTGATCCCCACCAGGAAAACACCCACCGAAATGATAAGAACTGTTGCAGAGTCCATGGTACTAGTCATGTAAGATGTACTTTCCTTAGTATGATATTACGGATTATTAATGTGATTGTCGACGGGATACCCATGGCACAAAGGACTTGGTTGGGAGATATACTCAAACCCCTGAATTCCGAATACGGTAAAGTGTCCCCTGGCTGGGGCACTACACCGCTGATGGCCGTTTTTATGGGCCTGTTCTTCGTGTTTCTACTCATCATTCTGCAACTGTATAATTCCTCGATTCTGTTAGAAGGATTTGATGTAGACTGGCGCAGCTTCGGCATCTAGAATCAACAACCACACTAATCGAGGGGCTGGGGAGGTGTCTGATCGACATTACTCGACAGCCCTTTTTGTGTGGTCGCGTGGGTAGCTTCCCTGGTGGGAGCAAAACCAGCCCCTGTCATTCTCCCTGCTTCTTTCTGGGGCCAGGTTCCCCGTTGGGGTGCTGCGAGAGCGGCTTCGTGGTGCCCTGAGATGTAGCTGGCTCATTTCCCGTGAAACCCGCTTCTAGGCATCACTAGGATCTACACTGGATGGGAACGGTTCAGGTGTGATGACATGTCACGGGAGAATACCCTATGAACATTTTTGGCATTGGCTTGCCCGAAATGGCTCTGATTATGGTGTTAGCTCTGCTGGTGTTTGGCCCCAAGAAGCTGCCAGAAATTGGCCGTAGTCTGGGCAAAGCGATCAAGGGGTTCCAAGATGCCTCCCGAGAGTTCGAAGAAGAGTTCAAGCGGGAGTCTGAACAATTGAGTAAGACTGAGCCCATGAAAGCCACCCTAGAAAAGTCGGGACCTAAATCCTTGTCTCCCCAAGAGAATCAGGCTACCGCAGCTGCGGAGGCCAACGTGGCCACTAATGATGCCACCGCCGAGGAGGCTACATCTGCCGAGGAAGCCGTTTAAGGCCTGTCCTTAAGACTCAGCCTGGGGAGTGACTAGTGAGGGACTGTAGCGTATGGAAACAAGGAGACTGGTGTGACTGCCGCGACTCCTCCCCGTCGTCCCCAGTTAATTGTGGGGTTAGGGAATCCTGGTGATAAGTATAGGGGCACCCGCCATAATATTGGGTTCGAGGTGATCAATCGTCTGGCTCGAACCTGGCAAATTCCGCTGAAGGAGGATTGCAAATTTCAGGGGAGCTATGGCGATGGTCGAGCTGGGGGCGGCAAGATTGCCCTGCTGCAGCCGCTGACCTACATGAATCGCTCTGGACAGTCTGTGCGTGCCGTAGTGGACTGGTTTAAGCTGATGCCGCAGTCGGTGCTGGTGGTCTACGACGATATGGATTTGCCCGTGGGGCGGCTGCGGCTGCGACTGGCAGGGTCGGCAGGGGGGCATAATGGCATGAAGTCGATCATCGCCCACCTGGGTACCCAAGACTTTCCCCGACTGCGATTGGGCATCGGCAATCGCCCAGGAGACAAGCCCAAGGATGCGGTTATTTCCCATGTGCTTGGCCGTTTCTCAACTGCCGAGCGCCAGACCATGGATGCTGTAGTGGCCACTGCCATCGACGCCATCGACCTGAGTCGGCGGGATGGGGTGGAGAAGGCAATGAGCCTATACAACAGCCGAGAGATTGCCGCTTAACGTTCTGTGTTGGCCAGTCCCACCCCATGGAATGAATTGATGTTGCCATTGTGGATAAAAATTGCCGTCATTGTCGGTTGGTTGGCTGCCGTTGGTAGCTTGGCGGAGCTGTTGCGGCGCACCAAGCGGGTCGATCAGGAGATTCCGCGTAAGGTTGTTCACATTGGCACGGGGAATGTGATTTTGTGGGCCTGGTGGCTACAGACGCCGACTTGGCTGGGCATTGGGGCTGCAGTGTTGGCAGCCATTGCCGCCCTATTGTCTTATCGGTTTCCATTGCTGCCGGGGATCGACAGTGTGGGTCGCCATAGTCTGGGGACATTTTTTTATGCCGTCAGTGTAGGAGGGCTCACTGCCTGGTTTTGGCCATCTTGGCAGCCTCAATATGCGGCTTTGGGCATTTTGATTATGACCTGGGGTGATGGCTTGGCAGCGCTAGTGGGGCAAAACTATGGTCGTCATCCCTATCAACTCGGTACCATTCGCAAGAGTTGGGAAGGATCCCTGGCGATGGCGTTAGTGAGCTGGGGGTTATGTATCGGTATCTTGGGGCTAAGCCAAGGATGGAGTGGCCCTTTGTGGGGACTATCGTTGCTGGTTGCGATCGCAGCGACTGGCTTAGAAGCCTTCTCTACCCTGGGTGTGGATAATTTGACTGTCCCCCTAGGCAGTGCCGCCCTAGCCTACTGGCTGCAGCAGTGGCTGCTGTGAGCAGATCAGGGCGCGGTTGCCGGGCTGACTGCTGAGTCGAGATATCGACCGACGGCGGCTGTTCCTGGGGATGAGGCGGTCGTGGCATCATCGTCCTGGCGGTTGCTGCCGGGCTGCAATAGCGTCAGGCGTAGGGTCTGGCGATGAGTCTCCTGGAGATAGTGCTGCTGCAGAGCCTGCCACTGGGTCCAGGCATGGTGGCGGCTGTGGGCCAATAGTGAGAACAGGGTGGGCATGCGATCGCAGGCCTGGGGCATCGCTGCCTCGAGAAAGTCGGCCAGCAACAGACTGTCCTGGAGATGGCCCAAGACATCTTGCAACGCGGAAAAATTGTCTAGATCCGAAGCTAGGGCATCGCCGTACCAATCATCCACCAGCTTCAGTTGATAGCGGACCCGCTTCACCTGTTTACGCAGGCCGTGCAGGGCATCACTGTGGTGATTGACCCATTGGTCCACCTGCTCGGGGGTGAGGTTGGCCCGAGGGCGTCGCCCCATTGCTGTGCTCTCGGTGCCGACCAGCCAACCGGGATGGAGCCAGAGTTTACTGAGCAGGGGCGAGATCAAATCCGGTAGGGCTGTCTCTGCAGCCAAGGGGGCAATGGCCTCATAGCGGGGCTGTTTCACCCATATCTTCAAGGCCTTTTTCAGGGCCTTGTAGCGTTTGCCCTTGAGCAGGGATTTCACCCGCTTGAAGGCTTTCTGGCGCTGCTGGGCCAGGTAAGCGAAGACGTCTGCCAACACCGCCTGCTCTGGCTCTGGCAAGTCGGGCCAGAATTGCTGCCGCAGGGTGGCCTCGATCACGTCTAAATCTCTCAGTTGCCCCAGCTTGCGGGCGATGGCGGCTAGCTTCGGTTCCTGGCCAGCCTTGGGAAGATGAATGCTGGGGCCGAACACCTGCATGGCAGTGCGCAGGCGCCGCATGCCGACCCGCATCTGGTGCAAGTTCTCGGGATCGGTATCTCGCAGCACCCCCTTTTCGTATTGGGTGGCCGACTTTAGATACTTTGCGATCGCAGCCTGCGCCAATTCCCCCAGCGATGGAGGCAAATGATCTGCCACAGCTACCTCCTTTGCACGTCAGGACAGAGCCGTTGGAGCCTGTACAAAGTGCCCCTTCCCTTTAGAGGATGAAGTACCTCGCCCAGAGGCTCCAGATATTTAACGTTCTCTTAACTCAAGCTAGCCGATGGCAATGACCATGCGTCAGGCAAGTGCTATTGCCAAGGCAGCCTAGTACGTGGTTACTATAGAAACGGCCTGATGGAATAGAGCCATGACTCCCCTGACCCAGCGCTTATCAACCCTGGATTTAAGCCAGCGCATCCTAGAGATGGGGCAGACTGGTGTATATCGACACTCTATCTTCGAGGCATTTCGCCCCGTAGCCACCCAACGGCAAATTCGCGCTGCCATTGCCCAAGCCAAACAATTTGGCCTACACTCGGTGGCGGCCCTGCGGGATGACACCCTAGGCACCTACTACCAAGTCGATGCCACCCAATATGCGTTCTTTCAGGCGGCCTTACAGGCCTCGATTCCCCTCGCAGCAGGGGATAATCTTACCGAACGGGTGCTCCAGATGACCCAAATTCTCAGGCAAATGCTGCGGGTAGCCAAAGGCAGCGCCATCGCCTTGGCCCTGGCTGGAGCCGGTTGCCTCCTCAATGGTCAGCAACAGCTGGGTAGCCTAGCCTGGGTAGGCGCGACCAGTGCCTTAGGTATCTGGTGGTTGCAACACTGCTTAGCCCGTAAATTACTCTGACGCCCGCGAGAACTAGCGCAGTTTTAGAATTGTCGCCGTCATCGTCAGGCTCTCTTCGTACAAGATATCCTCACCCCAACGCTGCAGTTGCTGACTCAGCATGAAGTCCGCTTTTTGATCAGAGAGCGCAGTCACCTGCTCTACCTGACAAGACTGAGCCCCTCCACCGGCCTCCATCCGCATACAGCCCGTCGTTTCAGAGCAAAGGATGGTACAACAATTGGCCTGTAGGTTAGTCGATGCCAGCCGTAATCCGGTCAGGTCACCGCTGATTTCCCCCCAATCGGCTACTGGGATAGCGGCTAATTCTGCTTCAATGTCGCGGCCATCAAGGCCCTTAAAGTAAATTTTGCGGATATCATAGTCACCGCCCTCTGTGATGTAACTGTGAGGTTGCCACTCCAAGCGGCCGGCAAACCATCCCAAGAACATCAAGGCTTGGGCAGCGTTTCCCTTCTCATAGTCAATGCTAATGCGGTCAACCTCAGCCAGGGCTTCTCGCCGTTCCGGGGGATCAAACGCTGCTGCTGTCAACTCTTGCCAGGGGGCTAATCGGTGCCAATTGAGGTCGGCGATGTAGGTGCCGTTCTCGACCAGAGTCTGCATCTTCATCAGCTCTGATTCGGCATCGCTGAAGTAGCTGGAATCCACGATGACAGAGTTGGCTAATCCCGCTAGCTTTTGGAACAATTGCTGTTCCATGTTCGGGGTGGCTTTCCACCAGACAAACTTGGGCAAGTCCCCAATCACCAGGGAAGCCACCAAATCATTAACCCGCTCCAGGGCTGCCTTCGTCCCCCGTAGCGTGATGTACTCACAACAAATCAGATTGCTGCTGTTGCGCTTCTGTACCGGACAATAAGCCGATACCTGGGCCGTGACCCCCTCATCGCTACCCAAGGTGGGGCAGAGGGTAATCACCCGGCAGGGATTTTGAGCCGCGATCGCCTCCGACAGGGTAAAGCCACGCAGGTCAGGGTTGCGGATCTGGCGCTTGTCGGCGGGGAGTTTATCGTACTCTTCTCGCAACCGGGTCAGGGTCAGGGAATCGACCCGCCCAGTGACCCAGAGACCATAGGCCATTTGGGCCTGACGGATAGCGTCATGGGTTTGGGCACCATGGCTGCCATCGATGGCCCCCTTGTAAAACCCCAAAGCAGCTAGCAGCTGCTGAAATTCGTCGGGCTCATAGACCACCATACTGAAGGTACTGGCCCGGGTGGCGATGGGGGCCGATGTGCCAATACTCTGGCTGCGCCAGATATTACGTAATTCTGCTTCAATCTCATCGATCGAGATATCTTTAGGCTTTTGCAGCGTAACCAAAGAAGTGGATGTCATAGTCGATGTGGCAGGGTAGGAGATGGAAAACGAGCAGCGTTGGTTGGTAATTAGCTAAAAAAGGGTAAGCCCATGCTAACGGACACCCCGGGGAGAATGACCTTACAGCCGCCGCCAGCGACGGCCATCCCTATTCAACAGTAACTCTGCCTCAACCGGTCCCCAGGTACCTGCTTCGTACATGGGAACGCTCTCGGGTTGGGCAGGAGCATCCCAAATTTGTAGTAAGGGCGTCAAAATCCGCCAAGATGCTTCGACTTCATCGGCACGGGTAAAGAGGGTTTGATCCCCAAGCATGCAGTCCACTAACAGACGGCTGTAGGCGTCAGTATTGGCCTGACCAAAGGCAGCATCATAGCGAAAGTCCATATCCACGGAACGAGTACGCAGGGACGTCCCAGGGGTTTTGACCTCAAATCGCATGGCAATCCCTTCGTCGGGCTGAATCCGCAGAGCCAGCACATTATGATTCATCTGGCGAGCGGCGGATTGAAACATCAAGTGCGGCACTTCCTTAAAGTGAATGGAAATCTCGGTCACCTTCTTCGGCATGCGTTTGCCGGTACGGAGATAGAAGGGCACTCCCTTCCAGCGCCAGTTGTCGATGCTGAGTTTAATGGCAGCAAAGGTGTGAGCGGTAGAGGTGGCACTGGCTCCCTCTTCATCTCGATAGCCAGGAACTTCTGTCCCTTTCATCCAGCCTGGAGAATACTGTCCCCGCACAGCAGACTGACTGAGATCCTCTAAATTGGCTAGATGGGTGGCCTGAATCACCTTGACTTTCTCATTGCGAATGCTGTCGGCATCTAGGGAGTTAGGCGCTTCCATCGCCGTCAGGCAGAAGAGCTGCATCAGATGATTCTGAACCATATCCCGCAGGGCGCCGGCGGTTTCGTAGTAGCCAGCCCGACCCTCTAAGCCCACGGTTTCGGCTACGGTGATTTGGACATGGTCCACAAACTGCCGATTCCAGAGGGGTTCAAAGATGGCGTTGGCAAATCGGAATACCATCAAGTTCTGGACGGTTTCTTTGCCCAGGTAGTGATCGATGCGATAGATCTGCTCTTCTCGACAGACCTGGCGCACGACGCGGTTGAGGGACTGGGCAGTAGCCAAGTCCTTGCCAAAGGGCTTTTCGATCACCAGTCGCTGCTTGGAGGGTTCTCCTAACATGCCAGCCAGCCCCAACTGCTGGGTGGCTTCCCCAAAGAATCGAGGTGCTACCGATAGATAAAACACTCGGTTGCCTCGGGTGCCCCGTTTTTCATCTAGTTCTGAGAGGAAAGCCTTCAGTTTGTGATAGCTCTCAGAGGAGTCAATATTGCCGGGGCAGTAAAAGAGCCCCTTTTCAAAATCCTCCCACAGGGCGACATTTCCCAGACCCCCGCCAAATTCTTCCACGCCTTGCCGCAGGTGTTTGCGAAAGAACTCATGGCTCCAATCTCGGCGGGCTACCCCGACGATGGTAAGTTCTGGGGGCAACCGTCGCTCTCGCCGCATTTGGTAGATGGCTGGTACCAGCTTGCGCTGGGTCAGGTCACCGGAAGCCCCAAAGATCACTAGGATTTGGGGTTCGGGAATACGTTCTTTTTGCAGGCCGACGCGAAGCGGATTTTCGAGTAGGGCAACCATAGGGTGTTAGGAGAATTCTGGGAAAGAAAATACCTTGAGGAGGGGCGCAGGGTCTGCGCCCTTGGGTAACAGCCCATAAAATGGGTAATTTTGTTTCAAGAGATCTCCTTAGGCGTAGGAAGGGGGCAAGACAGGGGGATTCCGTAATACTAGACATTATGGCTGCGAGGCGGTCAGAGATTCTTGCTCCTGACGTCGCCGTTCTTGGATGAACGATTCCACTAGGGCAACGTCTTCGGGACTGCCGATGACTAAGGGCGTGCGATGATGCAGTTCCGAAGGCACAACATCGAGTAATCGTTGGGTACCAGTACTGGCCTGACCACCGGCCTGTTCGATTAAAAAGGCTAAGGGAGCGGTCTCGTAGAGAAGGCGTAACTTGCCCTCAGGTCTTTTCCGGGTGCCGGGGTACAAAAACACGCCCCCTTGCATCAGGATGCGATGGAAGTCTCCGACCAGGGCACCGCTGTAACGAGCCGAATAGCCATCATGGCGGTGTACATAGCGGATGTAGTCACGGATAGAGTCATCCCACTGCCAGAAGTTACCCTCGTTGACACTGTAGTTAGCACCGTGGGCCGGTACTTGAATGTTTTCTCGGCTGAGGATAAATTCGCCCAAGCTGGGATCCAGGGTAAAGGAATGCACCCCCCGGCCGATGGAGTATACCAGCACTGTACTGGGGCCATAGAGAATATAGCCGGCAGCTAACTGTTGATGGCCGTCCTGCAGTAAATCCGTGGCTTTTTGATCGAGATCATCTCCTTGCTGTCGGCGGATGGAAAAGATAGA
This portion of the Halomicronema hongdechloris C2206 genome encodes:
- the fbp gene encoding class 1 fructose-bisphosphatase, coding for MVDTYQPSDAAHVLDRDCTTLSRHVLQQLQSFSAEAQDLSALMNRIALAGKLIARRLTRAGLVEDALGFTGRTNVQGESVKKMDIYANDVFISVFKQSGLVCRLASEEMEDPYYIPENCPIGRYTLLYDPIDGSSNVDINLNIGSIFSIRRQQGDDLDQKATDLLQDGHQQLAAGYILYGPSTVLVYSIGRGVHSFTLDPSLGEFILSRENIQVPAHGANYSVNEGNFWQWDDSIRDYIRYVHRHDGYSARYSGALVGDFHRILMQGGVFLYPGTRKRPEGKLRLLYETAPLAFLIEQAGGQASTGTQRLLDVVPSELHHRTPLVIGSPEDVALVESFIQERRRQEQESLTASQP